ATGAAGCCGGGATCGTTCCTGATCAACAACAGCCGCGGTACGGTGGTCGATCTCGATGCGCTCGCGGACGCGTTGCGCGATGGCCGCATTGCGGGTGCCGCCATCGACGTGTTTCCGGTCGAGCCGTCCTCGAATTCGGAGCGCTTCAAGAGCCCGGTGCAAGGCCTCAACAACGTGATCCTCACGCCGCATATCGGCGGCTCGACCGAGGAGGCGCAGGAGCGCATCGGCGGTGAGGTCGCGCGCAAGCTGGTCGACTATTTCATCACCGGATCGACCATGGGCGCGGTGAATTTCCCGGAAGTGCAGTTGCATCTGCGCCCCTCCGGTGCGCGCTTCAGCCATGTCCATCGCAACGTGCCGGGCATGCTGCGCCGGCTCAACGAGGTCTTCCTCCAGCGCGACATCAACATCGCCGCGCAATATCTGGAGACCGCCGGCGACCTCGGCTATGTCGTGCTCGATGCCGATCTCGGCGGCCGGGATTCCGGCGAGCTGCTGGCGCAGATTCGCGCACTCGAAGGCACAATCGGCGCGCGGCTGGTGTTTGAGCACTAGCTCGCCGTCACGTTCCGGTTGCATTGTCAGGCCTAAGCTCTCTAAACTGTACCATCTTCGGCGAGTTCCAATCACGTCGAATTTGAGCTTCAGTTGCGTGAGTGTCCGCCATGGAACGCGACGCCGTACTGATTGATCTCGCACTTCAAGGCGGCGGTTCGCACGGCGCTTTCTCCTGGGGCGTGCTCGACCGCCTGCTGGAGGAAAAGTGGCTCACCATCGCCGCGATTTCCGGCACGTCGGCCGGCGCGATGAATGCGGCGGTGCTGGCCGATGGCTGGACCGCCGGCGGCGCCGAGGGCGCGCGCGAGGCGCTGGAACGATATTGGCGCCGTGTCTCGAAGGCTGCCGCCTTCAGCCCGCTGCAGCGCTCGCCGCTCGACCGGCTGATGGGGCGGTGGACGCTCGATACCTCGCCCTTCTACATCTTCACCGATTTGATGTCGCGGGTGCTGTCGCCCTACGATCTCAATCCGACCGGCTACAATCCGCTGCGCGCGGTGCTGGCGGAGAGCGTCGATTTCGAACGCCTCGCGCGCTCGCCGATCCAGCTCTTCATCACCGCGACGCGCGTGCGCACCGGGCGTGGACGAATCTTCCGCAACGCCGAGATCACGGCCGACGTGCTGCTCGCCTCGGCCTGCCTGCCGACCATGTTTCGCGCCATCGAGATCGACGGTGAGCCCTACTGGGACGGCGGCTTCGCCGGCAATCCGACCATCACGCCGCTGGTTCGCGAGAGCGATGCGCACGACACGATCCTCATCCAGATCAATCCGACCGAGCGGCCGGAGGAGCCACGCACAGCCGCCGAGATTCTCAACCGCGTCAACGAAATCTCCTTCAACTCGCCGCTGATGAAGGAGCTGCGCATGATCGCGCTGCTCCGGCAGGCGGCCGATCCCGGCAGCGGCGAGGGTGCGCGCTGGGCGAAAATGCGCACGCACCGGGTCAAGAGCGACATGCTGGCGAAGTTCGGGGCGTCGTCGAAGCTCAATGCGGAATGGGAGTTCGTTTCGATGCTGCGCGCCGAGGGGCGGCTGGCCGCGGATGTATTTCTCCGCGAGCACGGCGCCGATGTCGGCCGGCAATCGACCGCCGATCTCGATGTTCTCCTGGCGGAGTGCTGAGGCATGGGTCTTCTCGGCCTGCTCGTCGGGCTCGGACTGCTGGTGCTGTTCGCGTTTCGCGGCTGGAGCGTGCTTCTGCTCGCGCCCGTCGCGGCGCTCGTGGCCGCGTTGTTCGGCGGCGAGCCGCTGCTGGCGAATCTCACCCAGGTCTTCATGACCAATGCAGCGGCATTCTTGGCGCAGTTCTTTCCGATCTTCCTGCTCGGCGCCGTGTTCGGCAAGCTGATGGACGACAGCGACGCGGTGACGTCTGTGGCGGCCTTCATGGCAAAGCGTCTCGGCGAGCGCCGCGTGATCCTGGCCGTGGTGCTGGCCGGCGCCGCGGTGACTTATGGTGGTGTCAGTCTCTTCGTCGCGTTCTTCGTCATCGTGCCGATGGCCCGCTCGCTGTTTCGCGCGGCTGAAATTCCGCGCCGTCTGATTCCGGC
This genomic interval from Bradyrhizobium guangzhouense contains the following:
- a CDS encoding patatin-like phospholipase family protein, which gives rise to MERDAVLIDLALQGGGSHGAFSWGVLDRLLEEKWLTIAAISGTSAGAMNAAVLADGWTAGGAEGAREALERYWRRVSKAAAFSPLQRSPLDRLMGRWTLDTSPFYIFTDLMSRVLSPYDLNPTGYNPLRAVLAESVDFERLARSPIQLFITATRVRTGRGRIFRNAEITADVLLASACLPTMFRAIEIDGEPYWDGGFAGNPTITPLVRESDAHDTILIQINPTERPEEPRTAAEILNRVNEISFNSPLMKELRMIALLRQAADPGSGEGARWAKMRTHRVKSDMLAKFGASSKLNAEWEFVSMLRAEGRLAADVFLREHGADVGRQSTADLDVLLAEC